A genomic segment from Glycine soja cultivar W05 chromosome 20, ASM419377v2, whole genome shotgun sequence encodes:
- the LOC114403175 gene encoding E3 ubiquitin-protein ligase RING1-like yields MSSGGGGGGAKPFFCHVCSQRITCSDESEPFCPICMESFVEECNPNNPNPNLFPENEESSDSEISFSLLPLFLSTVSRSRPEPDMFDPMVFLQNHIQGLRADGANIQVDFGHPSEQQGFRLPANIGDYFMGPGLEQFIQQLADNDPNRYGTPPAAKDAVENLPTITVDDELLNSELNQCAVCQDEFEKGSLVTQMPCKHAYHGDCLIPWLRLHNSCPVCRYELPTDDADYENEVRGNGGDGGSRTGGSGDGGGGSGGGGGGGSNRPVRRTVRIYLRHPDAADSAQDSAERGWEWGSWD; encoded by the coding sequence ATGTCTTCCGGCGGCGGCGGAGGCGGAGCAAAGCCGTTCTTCTGCCACGTGTGCAGTCAGAGGATCACGTGCTCCGATGAGTCGGAACCCTTCTGCCCGATCTGTATGGAAAGTTTCGTAGAAGAATGCAACCCTAACAACCCTAACCCTAATCTTTTCCCCGAGAATGAGGAATCTTCTGATTCCGAAATCTCCTTCTCCCTGctccctctctttctctccaccGTATCCAGGTCCCGACCCGAACCCGACATGTTCGACCCGATGGTTTTCCTCCAAAACCACATTCAGGGCCTTCGCGCCGACGGCGCCAACATCCAAGTTGACTTTGGCCACCCTTCCGAGCAGCAAGGGTTTCGCCTCCCTGCGAACATCGGCGACTACTTCATGGGCCCCGGCCTTGAGCAGTTCATTCAGCAGCTCGCCGACAATGATCCCAACCGCTACGGCACGCCTCCCGCCGCCAAGGACGCCGTCGAGAATCTCCCCACCATCACCGTCGACGACGAGTTGTTGAACTCCGAGCTGAACCAGTGCGCGGTCTGCCAGGACGAGTTCGAGAAGGGCTCTCTGGTGACGCAGATGCCCTGCAAGCACGCGTACCACGGCGACTGCTTGATTCCGTGGCTTCGACTGCATAACTCATGTCCTGTGTGCCGGTATGAATTGCCCACCGACGACGCGGATTACGAGAATGAGGTTCGCGGGAATGGCGGTGACGGCGGGTCGAGGACTGGTGGGAGCGGCGACGGTGGTGGTGGAAGCGGCGGTGGAGGCGGAGGGGGGAGTAATAGACCTGTTCGCAGGACTGTTAGAATATATTTGCGGCATCCTGATGCTGCTGACTCCGCGCAGGACAGTGCTGAAAGGGGATGGGAGTGGGGAAGTTGGGATTGA
- the LOC114401697 gene encoding pentatricopeptide repeat-containing protein At3g59040-like, which produces MCSLISKSHCHLRQQLPLPPTRTGNGIARVRMSGRMEVVCRGMLKPRKFMQRRRKFEVFKDSADEADQKNWRRIMTEIEESGSAVSVLSAEKINNQNIPKDLVVGTLIRFKQLKKWNLVVEILEWLRTQNWWDFGKMDFFMLITAYGKLGDFNGAEKVLGLMNKNGYAPNVVSQTALMEAYGKGGRYNNAEAIFRRMQKWGPEPSAFTYQIILKTFVQGNKFREAEELFDNLLNDENSPLKPDQKMFNMMIYMHKKAGSYEKARKTFAQMAELGIQQTTVTYNSLMSFETNYKEVSNIYDQMQRADLRPDVVSYALLVSAYGKARREEEALAVFEEMLDAGIRPTRKAYNILLDAFSISGMVEQAQTVFKSMRRDRYFPDLCSYTTMLSAYINADDMEGAEKFFKRLIQDGFEPNVVTYGTLIKGYAKINDLEMVMKKYEEMLMRGIKANQTILTTIMDAYGKSGDFDSAVHWFKEMESNGIPPDQKAKNVLLSLAKTDEEREEANELVVHFSENSSLPKVNGIVKLVDEDEEEDNYEYFDAQLARAYEHSTEVKVDECQVL; this is translated from the exons ATGTGTAGTCTCATTTCCAAGTCACACTGTCACCTGCGACAACAACTCCCTCTGCCACCCACTCGCACTGG CAATGGAATTGCGAGGGTGAGGATGAGTGGGAGAATGGAGGTGGTGTGTCGGGGAATGTTGAAACCCAGAAAGTTCATGCAGAGGAGGAGGAAATTCGAGGTTTTCAAGGATTCTGCAGATGAAGCTGACCAGAAGAATTGGAGGAGAATCATGACTGAAATCGAAGAATCCGGTTCTGCTGTCTCTGTGCTCTCTGCTGAGAAGATTAATAACCAAAATATTCCTAAAGACCTCGTTGTTGGTACCTTGATTAGGTTTAAACAACTCAAAAAGTGGAACCTTGTTGTTGAG ATTCTCGAATGGCTTCGGACTCAGAACTGGTGGGATTTTGGTAAGATGGATTTCTTCATGCTTATCACGGCTTATGGGAAGCTAGGAGACTTCAATGGTGCCGAGAAGGTCTTAGGCTTGATGAATAAGAATGGTTATGCACCAAATGTGGTGTCTCAGACTGCACTTATGGAAGCTTATGGAAAAGGAGGCAGATATAATAATGCTGAAGCAATATTCCGAAGGATGCAGAAATGGGGTCCTGAACCTTCTGCTTTCACATACCAGATAATTCTTAAAACATTTGTTCAG GGTAACAAGTTTAGGGAAGCTGAAGAATTGTTTGACAACCTACTGAATGATGAAAATTCACCTTTGAAACCAGACCAGAAGATGTTTAATATGATGATTTATATGCATAAGAAGGCTGGAAGTTATGAAAAGGCCCGTAAGACATTTGCACAGATGGCTGAACTGGGAATTCAACAAACTACAGTAACCTATAATAGCCTGATGTCATTTGAAACAAATTACAAGGAAGTTTCAAACATATATGATCAG ATGCAAAGAGCTGATCTCAGACCTGACGTTGTGAGCTATGCCTTACTTGTAAGTGCGTATGGGAAGGCCCGGAGGGAGGAAGAAGCATTAGCTGTATTTGAGGAAATGCTTGATGCTGGTATCAG ACCAACTCGGAAGGCTTACAATATTTTACTTGATGCATTTTCTATATCGGGAATGGTAGAGCAAGCTCAGACTGTGTTTAAGAGCATGAGAAGGGATAG ATACTTTCCAGATCTTTGCTCATACACTACCATGTTATCAGCTTATATCAATGCAGATGACATGGAGGGTGCTGAGAAGTTTTTCAAAAGATTGATACAAGATGGCTTTGAGCCTAATGTTGTCACTTATGGAACCTTGATTAAAGGGTATGCTAAGATAAATGATCTTGAGATGGTAATGAAAAAGTATGAAGAAATGCTCATGCGGGGAATCAAGGCCAATCAGACAATTTTAACTACTATCATGGATGCATATGGAAAAAGTGGAGACTTCGACAGTGCTGTTCATTGGTTTAAGGAAATGGAGTCTAATGGAATTCCTCCTGATCAGAAAGCTAAAAATGTTCTTCTATCTTTAGCaaaaacagatgaagaaagggAAGAGGCTAATGAGCTCGTAGTGCATTTCAGTGAAAATAGCAGTTTACCTAAAGTTAATGGCATTGTTAAACTTGTTGacgaagatgaagaagaagataattatgaatattttgaTGCCCAGCTCGCAAGGGCTTATGAACATTCTACAGAGGTAAAAGTTGACGAATGTCAAGTCCTTTGA
- the LOC114401699 gene encoding sugar transport protein 11-like: MAGGAYVDSGNAKQFDGKVTAFVLVTCFVAAMGGLLFGYDLGITGGVTSMEPFLIKFFPGVYKQMQDDVGHRSQYCKFDNELLTLFTSSLYLAALVASFFASTTTRMMGRKASMFLGGLFFLVGALLNGFAVNIEMLIIGRLLLGFGVGYCNQSVPVYLSEMAPAKIRGALNMGFQMMITIGILIANLINYGTSKLENGWRISLGVGAVPAVLLCFGALFLGDTPNSLIERGQKEEARKMLQKIRGIDNVEEELQELVLASESAKEVEHPWKNITTPKYRPQLTFCTLIPFFQQLTGINVVMFYAPVLFKTLGFGNDASLMSSVITGGVNVVATLVSILTVDKVGRKVLFLEGGVQMLICQIATGVMIAMKFGVSGEGSFSSGEANLILFFICAFVAAFAWSWGPLGWLVPSEICPLEVRSAGQAINVAVNMLFTFAIAQVFLVMLCHLKFGLFFFFAAFVLIMTIFIAMLLPETKNIPIEEMHTVWRSHWFWSKIVPHADDDRKPEAAQS; the protein is encoded by the exons ATGGCAGGAGGAGCTTATGTAGATTCGGGAAATGCAAAGCAATTTGATGGGAAGGTCACGGCATTCGTATTGGTTACATGCTTTGTGGCAGCCATGGGAGGCTTACTCTTCGGTTATGATCTTGGAATAACCGGAGGAGTGACTTCTATGGAACCATTTCTCATCAAATTCTTTCCCGGTGTTTATAAACAAATGCAAGATGATGTTGGCCATAGAAGCCAATATTGCAAATTTGACAACGAGCTCCTTACACTCTTCACCTCTTCCTTGTATCTTGCTGCATTAGTAGCTTCTTTCTTTGCTTCCACCACTACAAGGATGATGGGACGCAAGGCCTCCATGTTCTTAGGAGGCTTGTTTTTCCTTGTGGGGGCATTATTAAACGGCTTCGCCGTCAACATTGAAATGCTGATCATAGGCCGCCTCTTGCTTGGTTTCGGTGTCGGATACTGTAATCAG TCCGTTCCGGTGTATTTGTCCGAAATGGCTCCTGCAAAGATTAGAGGAGCACTTAACATGGGCTTCCAAATGATGATCACAATTGGCATCTTAATTGCAAATCTTATCAACTATGGAACTTCCAAACTAGAAAACGGATGGAGAATTTCTTTGGGTGTCGGAGCTGTTCCTGCCGTCTTGTTATGTTTTGGAGCTCTTTTCTTAGGAGACACACCTAATTCCCTGATTGAAAGAGGTCAAAAGGAAGAAGCCAGGAAAATGTTGCAAAAAATCCGTGGCATTGATAATGTTGAAGAGGAGCTACAAGAGCTTGTTCTTGCAAGTGAGTCAGCTAAAGAGGTGGAGCACCCATGGAAGAACATTACAACGCCAAAATACAGGCCTCAGCTCACTTTTTGCACCTTGATTCCATTTTTCCAACAACTCACTGGCATTAACGTTGTCATGTTCTATGCCCCTGTCCTTTTCAAGACTTTGGGCTTTGGCAACGATGCTTCCCTTATGTCTTCAGTTATCACCGGAGGTGTAAATGTGGTTGCCACTCTTGTTTCCATCTTGACTGTGGACAAGGTTGGAAGAAAAGTTTTATTCCTTGAAGGTGGTGTTCAAATGTTGATTTGCCAg ATTGCTACTGGAGTCATGATTGCTATGAAGTTCGGGGTGAGTGGCGAAGGCTCGTTTTCCTCCGGAGAAGCCAACCTTATTTTGTTCTTTATATGTGCATTTGTTGCTGCATTTGCATGGTCTTGGGGTCCACTAGGGTGGTTGGTGCCTAGTGAAATATGCCCTCTTGAGGTTCGTTCAGCAGGTCAAGCCATCAATGTTGCCGTAAACATGTTGTTCACTTTTGCGATTGCTCAAGTTTTTCTAGTCATGCTTTGCCACTTGAAGTTTggccttttcttcttctttgctgCATTTGTACTCATCATGACCATCTTCATTGCCATGTTGTTGCCTGAGACAAAGAACATCCCCATTGAAGAAATGCATACAGTCTGGAGATCACATTGGTTTTGGTCGAAGATTGTTCCACATGCTGATGATGATCGCAAGCCTGAGGCTGCCCAAAGTTGA
- the LOC114401700 gene encoding thioredoxin X, chloroplastic-like isoform X1, with the protein MDAMTLSLPLPPVPVCTVPASASTSSSVSLTHSWSATARQRLSSHRTRPIFRNYSSAVPKLTVVTCGAAVTEINETQFKDTVLKANRPVLVEFVATWCGPCRLISPSMESLAKEYEDRLTVVKIDHDANPRLIEEYKVYGLPTLILFKNGQEVPESRREGAITKVKLKEYVDALLESISVS; encoded by the exons ATGGATGCCATGACACTGTCACTCCCGCTCCCTCCGGTTCCGGTCTGTACAGTGCCCGCATCTGCATCAACCTCGTCCTCCGTTTCTCTCACTCACTCCTGGTCGGCCACGGCCAGGCAGAGGCTCTCCTCTCACAGAACAAGACCCATTTTCCGGAATTATTCCTCTGCGGTTCCAAAACTTACAGTGGTGACATGCGGTGCGGCTGTGACGGAGATCAACGAGACCCAATTCAAAGACACGGTTCTGAAGGCTAACCGTCCGGTTCTTGTTGAGTTCGTCGCTACTTGGTGCGGTCCTTGCCGTCTCATCTCCCCCTCTATGGAATCCCTCGCTAAG GAATATGAAGACAGATTAACGGTTGTAAAGATTGATCATGATGCCAACCCACGGCTAATTGAAGAGTATAAAGTTTATGGACTACCAACATTAATACTCTTCAAGAACGGGCAAGAAGTTCCAGAAAGCAGAAGGGAAGGTGCAATTACAAAAGTGAAACTTAAAGAGTACGTGGATGCTCTATTGGAATCGATATCAGTTTCATAg
- the LOC114401700 gene encoding thioredoxin X, chloroplastic-like isoform X2: MDAMTLSLPLPPVPVCTVPASASTSSSVSLTHSWSATARQRLSSHRTRPIFRNYSSAVPKLTVVTCGAAVTEINETQFKDTVLKANRPVLVEFVATWCGPCRLISPSMESLAKRINAKVDISSF; encoded by the exons ATGGATGCCATGACACTGTCACTCCCGCTCCCTCCGGTTCCGGTCTGTACAGTGCCCGCATCTGCATCAACCTCGTCCTCCGTTTCTCTCACTCACTCCTGGTCGGCCACGGCCAGGCAGAGGCTCTCCTCTCACAGAACAAGACCCATTTTCCGGAATTATTCCTCTGCGGTTCCAAAACTTACAGTGGTGACATGCGGTGCGGCTGTGACGGAGATCAACGAGACCCAATTCAAAGACACGGTTCTGAAGGCTAACCGTCCGGTTCTTGTTGAGTTCGTCGCTACTTGGTGCGGTCCTTGCCGTCTCATCTCCCCCTCTATGGAATCCCTCGCTAAG AGGATAAATGCAAAAGTTGACATTTCTTCCTTTTAA
- the LOC114403481 gene encoding putative pentatricopeptide repeat-containing protein At5g08310, mitochondrial, whose amino-acid sequence MALRTPQKLKLRPLPLFSVFSKLPLSTTPHNNNNNHSDASVADILVSVFTEQPNADTPELNCFAPILTPPLVESVLTRLRTWKLAHSFFHWASNQGFRHTCYTYNSIASILSRSHQTSPLKTLLKQISDSAPCSFTPGALGFLIRCLGHAGLAREAHHLFDEMRLKGLCVPNDYCYNCLLEALSKSGEVDLIEARLEEMKGFGWEFDKFTLTPLLQAYCNARRFDEALRVYNVMREKGWVDGHVCSMLALSFSKWGDVDKAFELVERMEGHGMRLNEKTFCVLIHGFVKEGRVDRALQLFDIMCRVGFTPPVSLFDVLIGGLCRNGDSHRALSLLSEMKEFGVTPDVGIFTKLISAFPDRGVIAKLLEEVPGGEEERTLVLIYNAVLTCYVNDGLMDEACRFLRMMIQSKASGDVQMDGFFNKVKKLVFPNGASFSIVINGLLKNDQLDLALSLFNDMKQFVDRPSVLIYNNLINSLCDSNRLEESRELLREMKESGVEPTHFTYNSIYGCLCKRKDVLGAIDMLKGMRACGHEPWIKNSTLLVKELCDHGMAIEACNFLDSMVQQGFLPDIVSYSAAIGGLIQIQELNRALQLFSDLYSRGHCPDVVASNILMRGLCKAYRVREAEKLLDEIVVKGFFPSVVTYNLLIDSWCKNGSVDKAMALLSRMSGEDREPNVITYSTLVDGFCRAERPDDALLVWNEMERKGCFPNQIAFMALIYGLCKCCRPTTALHYLREMEQKDMKPDSFIYIALISSFLSDMDLASAFEIFKEMVYSGYFPESHDKNYSIVMDAIDKFSKDHRTSSGIQVLMEEGKLPTHCP is encoded by the coding sequence ATGGCACTGAGGACACCACAGAAACTCAAACtccgtcctcttcctcttttctCTGTCTTCAGCAAACTCCCTCTTTCCACAACGCcccataacaataataataatcactCCGATGCTTCGGTTGCCGACATCCTCGTCTCGGTCTTCACCGAACAACCCAACGCCGACACCCCGGAACTGAACTGCTTCGCCCCCATTCTCACCCCTCCCCTTGTCGAGTCCGTCCTCACGCGCCTCCGCACGTGGAAACTCGCCCACTCCTTCTTCCACTGGGCATCCAACCAAGGCTTCCGCCACACCTGCTACACCTACAACTCCATCGCCTCCATCCTCTCACGCTCCCACCAGAcctctcctctcaaaaccctccTCAAACAAATCTCAGACTCCGCCCCTTGTTCCTTCACCCCCGGCGCATTGGGCTTCCTCATTCGCTGTTTGGGCCACGCGGGCCTCGCGCGAGAGGCCCACCACCTGTTCGATGAAATGCGACTGAAGGGTCTCTGCGTTCCCAATGATTACTGCTACAACTGCTTGTTGGAGGCTTTGTCCAAGTCCGGCGAGGTTGATTTGATAGAGGCCAGGTTGGAGGAGATGAAGGGGTTTGGTTGGGAGTTTGATAAGTTCACGCTCACCCCTTTGTTGCAGGCTTATTGCAATGCTCGCAGGTTTGATGAGGCTCTGAGGGTTTATAATGTGATGAGGGAAAAGGGTTGGGTTGATGGACATGTTTGCTCTATGTTGGCGTTGTCGTTTTCCAAGTGGGGTGATGTGGATAAGGCCTTTGAGTTGGTGGAGAGGATGGAGGGACATGGGATGAGGCTAAATGAGAAGActttttgtgttttgattcATGGGTTTGTCAAGGAGGGTCGGGTTGATAGGGCCCTTCAGTTGTTTGATATAATGTGTCGGGTTGGTTTTACTCCTCCTGTTTCCTTGTTTGATGTTCTCATTGGCGGATTGTGCAGGAATGGTGACAGTCATAGAGCTCTGAGTTTGCTTTCGGAGATGAAGGAGTTTGGGGTTACGCCGGATGTTGGAATCTTTACTAAGTTGATATCGGCTTTTCCGGACAGAGGTGTGATTGCCAAGTTGTTGGAAGAGGTTCCGGGAGGGGAAGAGGAGCGAACTCTTGTTTTGATTTACAATGCTGTCTTGACTTGTTATGTTAATGATGGGTTGATGGATGAAGCCTGTCGCTTTCTTCGGATGATGATTCAGAGCAAAGCCAGTGGTGATGTCCAGATGGATGGTTTCTTCAACAAGGTCAAGAAATTGGTTTTTCCAAATGGTGCTTCATTTAGCATTGTGATTAATGGCTTGCTAAAAAATGATCAGTTGGACCTTGCCCTGAGTCTCTTCAATGATATGAAACAATTTGTTGATAGACCAAGCGTTTTGATTTACAACAATCTGATTAATAGTCTATGTGATTCTAATAGATTGGAGGAAAGCCGTGAGCTCTTGAGAGAAATGAAAGAATCAGGAGTTGAACCAACTCATTTCACTTACAACTCGATATACGGATGCCTGTGTAAAAGAAAGGATGTTTTAGGGGCAATTGATATGTTGAAGGGGATGCGTGCTTGCGGGCATGAACCATGGATAAAAAATTCCACTCTTCTTGTGAAAGAACTATGCGATCATGGAATGGCCATAGAAGCATGTAATTTTCTCGACAGCATGGTTCAACAAGGTTTCCTTCCTGATATAGTTTCCTATTCTGCAGCAATAGGGGGCTTGATCCAGATTCAAGAACTGAATCGAGCTTTGCAATTGTTCAGTGATTTGTATTCTCGAGGCCATTGTCCTGATGTGGTTGCTTCTAACATATTGATGAGAGGGCTCTGCAAGGCCTACAGAGTCAGAGAAGCTGAAAAATTGCTGGACGAGATTGTTGTGAAGGGTTTCTTTCCCTCAGTTGTGACTTACAATCTGCTTATAGATAGTTGGTGCAAGAATGGTTCTGTTGATAAGGCTATGGCACTTCTTTCCAGAATGTCTGGAGAAGACAGGGAGCCCAATGTTATTACTTACTCGACTTTGGTGGATGGGTTCTGCAGAGCAGAAAGGCCTGATGATGCACTCTTGGTTTGGAATGAGATGGAAAGAAAAGGTTGTTTTCCAAATCAGATTGCTTTTATGGCACTTATTTATGGTCTTTGCAAATGCTGTAGGCCTACTACAGCACTCCATTATTTGCGTGAGATGGAACAGAAAGATATGAAACCGGACTCGTTCATTTATATTGCATTGATAAGTTCTTTTCTATCTGATATGGATTTGGCCTCCGCATTTGAGATTTTTAAGGAGATGGTTTATTCAGGATATTTCCCAGAATCCCATGATAAAAATTACTCCATTGTAATGGATGCAATTGACAAATTTTCCAAGGATCACAGAACATCCTCTGGTATACAAGTTTTGATGGAAGAGGGAAAACTTCCTACACATTGTCCGTGA
- the LOC114402085 gene encoding uncharacterized protein LOC114402085, whose amino-acid sequence PQKPLNPFLIVFGTVPPPSSADSFAATIVSGCITWWCPCVTFVRVAEIVDRGSTCAVKSKGFKEGLDDDGHAPLSPTEVKHSVEPLNTRCRGEEDDGLIHHDSDSESPTNCPAGVLCGTNSGTNFTDSSSGGSSSSSSSSDRCCSGNVTEVEEEEEDDD is encoded by the exons CCCCAGAAGCCTCTGAATCCCTTTCTCATCGTCTTCGGCACAGTACCTCCACCATCATCCGCTGATTCATTCGCTGCCACTATTGTTTCAGGTTGCATAACGTGGTGGTGTCCATGTGTTACCTTTGTCCGAGTTGCAGAAATTGTTGACAGGGGATCCACAT GTGCGGTGAAGAGCAAGGGGTTCAAGGAAGGTTTAGACGATGACGGCCACGCGCCGCTGTCTCCAACGGAGGTAAAACACTCGGTGGAGCCTCTAAACACGAGGTGCAGAGGCGAAGAGGACGATGGATTGATCCATCACGATAGTGATTCGGAGTCTCCGACCAATTGCCCCGCGGGCGTGTTGTGCGGCACCAATTCGGGGACGAATTTCACTGACAGCAGTAGCGGCGGTAGTAGCAGCAGCAGTTCCAGCAGCGACAGGTGCTGTTCCGGGAATGTCACCGAggtggaggaagaagaggaagatgatgattaa